The Formosa sp. Hel1_33_131 genome window below encodes:
- a CDS encoding sugar MFS transporter yields the protein MSTNKSYRSALIFLTTLFFLWGFITVLVDSLVPRLKDVFEMSYAKTVLVQFAFFTAFFVVSVPAGTLLSKIGYRKGIVLGLVIMALGCLLFYPAAEYRNFNVFLIGYFTLAGGITVLQVAANPYVALLGSEEDASSRLNLSQAFNSLGTTIAPIVGALFLLSDSVKTSEEINLLTDLEKVDYYSAEAATVQTPFLLIAAFIGILALIFAFIKLPKVMQESPKGGYLSLLKNKLMLMGALGIFVYVGAEVAIGSFLVNYFSDMNLAVIVMENEMMMNIANTIASVFNKTFSNSDPKSLLGIFIIFYWGGAMIGRFIGAYLTKIMDAGKVLSMFASLAILMILISINTQGLISMWSILAVGLFNSIMFPTIFTLTLEGLGELKAQASGLLCMAIVGGAIIPFAFGSLIDGFGFKKAFILTLICYGYVMYYGKLKSRKTA from the coding sequence ATGTCAACTAACAAATCATACAGAAGTGCACTCATTTTTTTGACTACCCTATTTTTTCTTTGGGGTTTTATCACTGTTTTAGTAGATAGTTTAGTACCAAGATTAAAAGATGTTTTTGAAATGTCATATGCCAAAACGGTTTTGGTTCAGTTTGCATTTTTTACAGCATTTTTTGTGGTCTCAGTACCGGCTGGAACTCTTTTGTCTAAAATCGGATATAGAAAAGGAATTGTTCTAGGTTTAGTAATTATGGCTTTAGGCTGTTTACTTTTTTATCCTGCTGCCGAATACAGAAATTTTAATGTTTTTTTAATTGGGTACTTTACATTAGCTGGAGGGATTACTGTGCTCCAAGTTGCTGCCAATCCTTACGTAGCTTTACTTGGTTCAGAAGAAGATGCTTCTAGTAGATTGAACCTATCACAGGCTTTTAATTCTTTAGGAACAACTATAGCACCAATTGTGGGTGCATTATTCTTGTTGAGTGATTCCGTTAAGACCTCTGAAGAAATTAATTTATTGACAGATTTAGAGAAAGTAGATTATTATTCAGCTGAAGCAGCAACAGTTCAAACTCCATTTTTACTTATAGCTGCTTTTATTGGGATACTGGCATTAATTTTTGCTTTTATAAAATTGCCCAAAGTGATGCAAGAAAGTCCTAAAGGTGGGTACTTGTCATTGCTAAAAAATAAGTTGATGCTTATGGGCGCACTGGGTATTTTTGTTTATGTAGGAGCAGAAGTCGCAATTGGTAGTTTCTTAGTGAATTATTTTAGTGACATGAATTTAGCAGTCATTGTAATGGAGAATGAAATGATGATGAACATCGCGAATACGATCGCAAGTGTTTTTAATAAAACATTTTCTAATTCAGATCCAAAATCGTTGCTAGGAATTTTCATCATATTTTACTGGGGAGGTGCTATGATTGGTCGATTTATTGGAGCCTACCTAACGAAAATAATGGACGCTGGAAAGGTCTTGAGTATGTTTGCTTCATTGGCAATTCTTATGATATTAATATCTATTAATACGCAAGGATTGATTTCTATGTGGTCTATCCTGGCAGTAGGATTATTTAATTCTATTATGTTTCCAACCATATTTACTTTAACCTTAGAAGGTTTAGGAGAACTTAAAGCTCAGGCATCAGGATTGCTTTGTATGGCAATTGTGGGTGGCGCAATTATTCCGTTCGCATTTGGCAGTTTGATAGATGGTTTTGGATTTAAAAAAGCGTTCATATTAACTCTGATTTGTTATGGCTATGTCATGTACTATGGAAAATTAAAAAGCAGAAAAACCGCTTAA
- a CDS encoding sulfatase family protein — translation MLTIFLHVFIILTSIVSKNDTIQSHTEKKPNIIVFIADDFGYGSTNVYGASEELIKTPNINKLAKEGVKFTNAYTTGSVCTPTRYALMTGQYSWRTNLKKGVVNMNDPALIDVERKTLPKYMQSLGYKTAMVGKWHLGFKEKKFNNLLGNIYPAPTDYGLDYSFALPNNLDDGHKVYIENNKIYGLRSDKISPYGKSFYGKQYKGYDAPQRVTEQVTDDLTNKSIEWMKSLDKDQPFFLYYAAAAVHHPIVPSPQMRGKSNAGAYGDFIQDIDRSLGDLIAFLEERGIRENTIIIFASDNGGDIPNKKNVMPENFAINKGLQINGDYKGDKHTIWDGGFRIPFIVNYPKEIKGDQTSNVTISTVDIYCFLADYIGNNKGLDLEDAPDSYSFKKAVLKPNKFYERPPLVHRDAQGRRAIRFEGWKFIEEKNKDTNKKMNAEMLFSLTKDKKESTNLAKTETAIVYKAKNYLSKIIEKSSKEIWKNN, via the coding sequence ATGCTCACTATTTTTCTTCATGTTTTTATTATTCTGACATCCATTGTATCAAAAAACGATACGATACAATCTCATACAGAAAAAAAACCTAATATTATTGTATTTATTGCAGATGATTTTGGATATGGATCTACTAATGTTTACGGCGCTTCTGAAGAACTAATTAAAACCCCCAACATAAATAAACTAGCAAAAGAAGGTGTAAAATTCACAAATGCCTATACAACAGGTTCTGTTTGTACGCCCACAAGATATGCATTAATGACGGGTCAATATTCTTGGAGAACAAATCTTAAAAAAGGGGTTGTTAATATGAACGACCCAGCTTTAATTGATGTTGAAAGAAAAACATTACCAAAATATATGCAATCTTTAGGTTATAAAACAGCAATGGTTGGTAAATGGCACTTAGGTTTTAAAGAAAAAAAGTTCAATAATTTATTAGGAAATATTTATCCTGCTCCAACAGATTATGGTTTAGATTATAGTTTTGCATTGCCTAATAATTTAGATGATGGGCATAAAGTTTATATAGAGAATAATAAAATTTATGGATTGCGTTCTGATAAAATTTCTCCTTACGGAAAATCATTTTATGGAAAACAATACAAAGGATATGATGCCCCACAAAGAGTTACAGAGCAAGTGACAGATGATTTAACAAACAAATCTATAGAGTGGATGAAAAGTTTGGATAAAGACCAGCCATTCTTCTTATACTATGCAGCAGCTGCAGTTCATCATCCTATTGTGCCTAGTCCACAAATGCGAGGTAAAAGTAATGCAGGTGCTTATGGCGATTTTATTCAAGATATAGACCGTTCTTTAGGGGATTTAATTGCATTTTTAGAAGAAAGGGGTATTAGAGAAAACACCATTATTATTTTTGCGAGCGATAATGGAGGAGATATTCCAAACAAAAAAAATGTAATGCCAGAAAATTTTGCCATCAACAAAGGATTACAAATCAATGGAGATTATAAAGGAGATAAACATACTATTTGGGATGGAGGTTTTAGAATTCCGTTTATTGTAAATTATCCAAAAGAAATAAAAGGCGATCAAACTTCTAATGTAACAATCTCAACAGTTGATATTTATTGTTTTTTAGCAGATTATATTGGTAATAATAAAGGATTAGATTTAGAAGATGCACCAGATAGTTATAGCTTTAAAAAAGCTGTTTTAAAACCTAATAAATTTTATGAAAGACCCCCATTAGTGCATAGAGATGCGCAAGGTAGAAGAGCAATTCGTTTTGAAGGGTGGAAATTCATTGAAGAAAAAAATAAAGACACAAACAAAAAGATGAATGCTGAAATGCTTTTTAGCTTAACTAAAGATAAAAAGGAATCTACTAATCTTGCTAAAACAGAAACAGCAATTGTTTATAAAGCAAAAAACTATTTATCTAAAATTATAGAAAAGTCATCCAAAGAAATTTGGAAAAATAATTAA
- a CDS encoding alpha/beta hydrolase, with translation MKKAIRSILVIIACCFVLKSTAQKTIDTIATKVDGFDIPIRIKLPKNTTGKNPVYFFVHGGGWNGGTETTVPPARLSTDANYLANQLGVIYVGLAYRCKGNNATFADAIQDLEASVQWFFENADTYNADLTRIGFGGSSAGSTLAAMMAQKYKNCKLFVGAEGMYNLVEHSEERSTFPSQKARELYGLATEKESKKASAFYNLRENPPSTLLLNGKEDDLCHYTQTEKFAEQIKKKGGNVKVVLYDAINHTCLNASYPEVLKNSVLEIAKIFIEEFQLENKNRSQIEVLLDKRLQGMYPKESIAEDDILGAWEFKKFILTLNKNGQGSLLNSKNNSTKIFTYTLEKDSITFKVNGKTKIFYMRKNNRVIYEYNFADERFKYRRLNYKKVS, from the coding sequence ATGAAAAAGGCTATAAGATCAATACTAGTAATTATTGCGTGCTGTTTTGTTTTAAAGAGTACTGCTCAAAAAACGATTGATACTATCGCTACAAAAGTTGATGGATTTGACATTCCTATTCGAATCAAATTACCAAAAAACACTACTGGTAAAAACCCAGTATATTTCTTTGTGCATGGCGGTGGATGGAATGGCGGTACTGAAACAACTGTTCCACCAGCAAGATTGTCTACAGATGCTAATTATCTAGCGAATCAATTAGGGGTTATTTATGTAGGATTGGCATATAGATGTAAAGGCAACAATGCAACATTTGCGGATGCTATACAAGATTTAGAAGCGTCTGTACAATGGTTTTTTGAAAATGCAGATACCTACAATGCAGACCTTACAAGAATTGGTTTTGGAGGATCCTCAGCAGGCTCCACATTAGCAGCTATGATGGCTCAAAAATACAAGAATTGTAAACTATTTGTTGGTGCAGAAGGCATGTATAATTTAGTAGAACATTCAGAGGAAAGATCAACGTTTCCAAGTCAAAAAGCAAGAGAATTATACGGATTAGCGACGGAAAAGGAAAGTAAAAAAGCATCTGCATTTTATAATTTAAGGGAGAATCCCCCGAGTACTTTATTGTTAAACGGAAAAGAGGATGACTTATGCCATTACACACAAACAGAAAAATTTGCTGAACAAATCAAGAAAAAAGGCGGTAACGTGAAAGTGGTTTTGTACGATGCTATTAATCACACCTGTTTAAATGCATCTTACCCAGAAGTACTAAAGAATAGTGTTTTAGAGATTGCCAAAATATTTATCGAAGAATTTCAATTAGAAAACAAAAATAGGAGTCAAATAGAAGTTCTTTTAGATAAAAGACTTCAAGGTATGTATCCTAAAGAATCCATTGCGGAAGACGATATTCTGGGCGCTTGGGAATTTAAAAAATTTATTCTCACATTAAATAAAAACGGACAAGGATCTCTTTTAAATTCTAAAAATAATAGCACAAAAATATTCACATATACTCTAGAAAAAGATTCAATAACTTTTAAAGTAAATGGTAAGACTAAAATATTTTACATGCGAAAAAACAATAGAGTTATCTATGAATATAACTTTGCCGATGAAAGGTTTAAGTATAGAAGACTTAATTATAAAAAAGTAAGCTAA
- a CDS encoding sulfatase family protein gives MTFNNYKTIGFIFFLILISTTKSIAQNTKKPNIIFIMTDDQSAVVPLDSEKRIQSRPFGFNGDKEAHTPIIDDLAKNGIIFNSAYVSSSVCVPSRYTMLTGRYAGRSEGPAFMRMHPDGVMTRVENNTEIEKDKSNLPRLLQEVGYKTGFVGKSHIVEHNIVNNKNNWEKNGFQTYAKNADPNDPAVSKKMFENHQKWTEVIKEYGFDYANAFYAGNLREQYNDSLNVHNVEWKNKAALEFIDENKNDPFFLYYSETVPHGPAPYNMKNGKYFRGLDSNPKFTGQGLIDADYSYLPTREEIKEEIKNLDKKVAHAWLRWFDHAVGAVVDKLKAEGIYENTIIIITSDHGNYNGGKTSLYESGTKVPLMMHWLNGIKSNQVYNELVQNIDFTPTFLELAGIKLKNVESTLDGVSLKKVLKGNKKPVHDYLFFEMGYARSVMTKDWKYISVRYDKQKQNRINKGLTFKGWKGAELQYPYYTRNGHLGNIASKSSAFYFDADQVFDLVKDPRETENIFEDNREKAEELKILLTKSLKSFPNRPYAEFVN, from the coding sequence ATGACATTTAATAATTACAAAACCATTGGATTTATATTCTTTTTAATACTAATTAGTACTACTAAATCAATTGCACAAAACACTAAAAAACCAAACATCATCTTTATTATGACCGATGATCAAAGTGCTGTGGTGCCTTTAGATTCAGAGAAAAGAATACAATCGCGTCCTTTTGGATTTAATGGCGATAAAGAAGCACACACACCCATTATAGATGATTTGGCAAAGAATGGTATAATTTTTAACAGCGCGTATGTATCAAGCTCTGTATGTGTGCCTAGTAGATATACAATGCTAACTGGACGTTATGCAGGAAGATCAGAGGGTCCAGCTTTTATGAGAATGCATCCGGATGGAGTGATGACAAGAGTAGAAAACAATACTGAAATAGAAAAAGACAAATCCAATTTACCAAGACTATTACAAGAAGTAGGTTACAAAACAGGTTTTGTAGGTAAAAGTCATATTGTGGAACATAATATCGTTAACAATAAAAATAATTGGGAAAAAAATGGCTTCCAGACCTATGCGAAAAATGCAGATCCAAATGATCCAGCCGTTTCAAAAAAAATGTTTGAAAACCATCAAAAATGGACCGAAGTAATTAAAGAATATGGTTTTGATTATGCGAACGCATTTTATGCAGGAAATTTAAGGGAACAGTACAATGATTCTTTAAATGTTCATAATGTAGAATGGAAAAATAAAGCTGCTTTAGAATTCATCGATGAAAACAAAAACGATCCTTTCTTTTTGTATTACAGTGAAACGGTTCCTCATGGTCCAGCTCCCTATAATATGAAAAATGGGAAATATTTTAGAGGTTTAGATTCAAATCCAAAATTTACAGGACAAGGGTTGATAGATGCGGATTACTCCTACTTACCCACTAGAGAAGAAATCAAAGAAGAAATCAAAAATCTTGATAAAAAAGTAGCACATGCTTGGTTGCGTTGGTTTGATCATGCGGTTGGTGCCGTTGTAGACAAACTAAAAGCAGAAGGTATTTATGAAAACACCATTATTATAATTACGTCAGATCATGGGAACTACAACGGAGGAAAAACGAGCTTATACGAAAGTGGAACAAAAGTCCCTTTAATGATGCACTGGCTAAATGGAATTAAATCGAACCAAGTATATAACGAGTTAGTTCAAAATATTGATTTTACGCCTACTTTTTTAGAACTAGCAGGGATAAAATTAAAAAATGTAGAGTCAACCTTAGACGGCGTTAGTTTAAAAAAGGTATTAAAAGGAAATAAAAAACCAGTACATGATTATTTATTTTTTGAGATGGGTTATGCAAGAAGTGTAATGACTAAAGACTGGAAATATATATCTGTGAGATATGATAAACAAAAACAAAACAGAATCAATAAAGGCTTAACATTTAAAGGTTGGAAAGGTGCAGAACTTCAATACCCTTATTACACAAGAAATGGTCATTTAGGAAATATTGCATCAAAAAGCAGTGCTTTTTATTTTGATGCAGATCAAGTATTTGATTTAGTAAAAGATCCTCGTGAGACTGAAAACATTTTTGAAGACAACAGAGAAAAAGCAGAAGAACTTAAAATACTATTGACAAAAAGTTTGAAGTCATTTCCTAACCGGCCTTACGCTGAATTTGTAAATTAA
- a CDS encoding sulfatase-like hydrolase/transferase, with protein MKYVFKILIVILIFSCKTKNIAKKNTVVNETPKNLLFIIVDQQRYDALSIAGNPIVKTPNLDKLARQGAYFKNAYTPVAVCGPARSSILTGTTMNTHQVTTNDKTYNYNDAPVMTMKTFDEILTEKGYHAEYYGKWHVLTSHSEVYKNPKKYAKNGKYIFEPQGQRHLYLDYLNDVFPKVEPQKGELLDRFTKRPYAPDPIDIDYGKTYNDVKKEVNHRHSQPNYHGKSSIPKEHTITAYYANKTIDAIKRLKNKPFSITTSFHFPHAPMIPSEPYHGMYDPDDMPIPSSIKDDMQNSPYINANGRNKLTVFADEEKIKYMISNYYGLITELDDWIGKIMETLEDEGIAEHTMVIFTSDHGEMLGAHGMREKNVFYEESSHIPLMIKMPTEIKKETTVNGYVSNVDLFATIMDYLNIGNYKSDGESLRDLIEQKQTNHGNYVVTEWDYRGPIQPNYMIVKDGWKLMIPYTEDSKVLNVLFNLNDDPQEINNLLGKNPNREKYNEKAEELRANLLQWLKKNNSKHYDGVSKRKLI; from the coding sequence ATGAAATACGTTTTTAAAATCTTAATTGTAATCCTGATTTTTAGTTGTAAAACAAAAAACATAGCTAAAAAAAATACGGTTGTAAATGAAACACCTAAAAACCTACTTTTTATAATTGTAGATCAGCAACGTTATGATGCCTTAAGTATTGCTGGAAACCCAATTGTTAAAACTCCAAATTTAGACAAGTTAGCGAGGCAAGGCGCGTATTTTAAAAATGCATATACACCTGTTGCGGTTTGTGGACCTGCGAGATCCTCGATCTTGACTGGAACAACAATGAACACACACCAAGTAACAACAAATGATAAAACCTACAATTATAACGATGCCCCTGTAATGACCATGAAAACCTTTGATGAGATTCTGACAGAAAAAGGATATCATGCAGAATATTACGGTAAATGGCATGTGTTAACGTCGCATTCAGAGGTCTATAAAAATCCAAAAAAGTATGCTAAAAACGGGAAATATATATTTGAACCCCAAGGGCAAAGACATTTGTATCTCGATTATTTAAACGACGTATTTCCCAAAGTGGAACCTCAAAAAGGAGAGCTTTTAGATCGATTTACTAAAAGACCATACGCTCCAGATCCCATAGATATAGATTATGGAAAAACTTACAATGACGTTAAAAAAGAAGTCAATCACCGTCATTCTCAACCAAATTATCATGGTAAATCGAGTATCCCAAAAGAACATACGATAACTGCATATTATGCAAATAAAACCATTGATGCAATCAAGAGGTTAAAAAACAAACCGTTTAGCATAACCACCTCTTTCCACTTTCCGCATGCGCCTATGATTCCATCAGAACCTTATCATGGCATGTATGATCCTGACGATATGCCAATACCCTCTAGTATTAAAGATGACATGCAAAACTCCCCTTATATTAATGCAAATGGCAGAAATAAGTTGACCGTTTTTGCAGATGAGGAAAAAATAAAATATATGATTTCTAATTATTATGGTTTAATTACTGAGTTAGATGATTGGATTGGGAAAATAATGGAAACCTTAGAAGATGAAGGTATTGCAGAACATACGATGGTAATTTTTACAAGTGATCATGGAGAAATGTTGGGAGCACACGGAATGCGAGAAAAAAATGTATTCTATGAAGAATCTTCTCACATCCCATTAATGATTAAAATGCCCACTGAAATTAAAAAAGAAACTACAGTGAATGGTTATGTTTCTAATGTAGATTTATTTGCCACAATTATGGATTATTTAAACATTGGAAATTATAAATCTGATGGCGAAAGTTTACGTGATTTAATAGAACAAAAACAAACAAATCATGGGAATTACGTGGTTACTGAATGGGATTACCGGGGGCCTATTCAACCCAATTATATGATTGTAAAAGACGGATGGAAATTAATGATTCCGTATACAGAAGATTCAAAAGTGTTAAATGTTTTATTTAATTTAAATGATGACCCTCAAGAGATAAATAATTTATTGGGGAAGAATCCTAATAGAGAAAAATATAATGAGAAAGCAGAAGAATTAAGAGCAAATCTTTTACAATGGTTAAAAAAAAATAATTCTAAACATTACGATGGCGTATCAAAACGAAAATTAATTTAA